The following DNA comes from Oryzias melastigma strain HK-1 unplaced genomic scaffold, ASM292280v2 sc01233, whole genome shotgun sequence.
gaaaggttgatattttttaatagaacctccaatattggatgatttcataaatgtatattttgatttctgaacaATCTAAGAGGcgaaaacaaatgaaatcatgtaggacatttatacaaatattaTACAATTTTCTGTTACAATTAGGTagattactttttattatttacgcaAAATTGTTCTAAACAGTATTCAGTACTCTGGTTTGCTGGTCTATACCCGTAAACCAGAATTAACTTTAAACAAagtataaaatatcaaaattgtGTCTGACGTCACGGTAAAAAGGGTCTATTAGTAACATGCTTTTTGGTGACAACTTATCAAGCACAAACCTCTAATTTGTCAGTGCGCTGAAGCTTCTGCGATGGAGAAGAAgtagaggaggatgaagaggaggaggagcactgAACTGGGACACCTGGGCTACCTGAGACCAGAACCGGGGTGCTGGAGAGGATGTCTGGGGGAATGAGGCTCACGCCAGGGTTCAGTTGTGTGATGTAAGACCCATAACCAAGACTGGTGTTCGTGCCGAGTCCCTGCGTTACAGGAAATGTTGCctaaaggaaagaaaacacacattattgTTGTGTCCCTCTCCGTTTGGTCCAGAGTAGCTGAAAGGACCTCACCATAGGCTGCAGACCGGCTCCAGGGATCATGAGCTGCATCTGCTGAGCCAGCACAGCCGCCGCCGTCTTCTGCTGGATGAGATTGTTGCGGCCGTTTATCTCCAACTGGGTTTTCAAGTGTGACGGAGGATGGAGATACTTGCAGTTCTCTCTTGAGCATCTGCCCTACATTTAGAGAACACAAGCAAGAGATTAACAACAAAATGATAATAATCATAACACAATTCTGTCTTCGTCTTTTATCTAAGAAACTTTTTGACTgttctttgaaacatttgattaaaaagagGTCACAAAAACTGCTCAAACTACTTTTATCATGGTTTTAAGCTATCTGTTATCTATTTTAAGCTTGTGTCCTGATTACGATTTGAATGTGCAGCACTCatttacatctacaaatgaaTAACTTCTTTGTTAACTTCCTGTCTGACCTCCATGAGAGAAAACTTTTCAAATCATTGAaaagaaagctgaaaaaaaaacattttattatgttgGTTTGATTATAACCTGACAATCATTGAAGTTTGCATTTAAAAGTGAACTATAAAAATGCCACCACCAACAGAAACACTTTGGTAGCGAGTTGataattgtttttctaaatttaaatgtgcagttttttaACTTATGAcagtttaattaaagttttagcCAGAGGGAtcagaaaatgtaattaaaaaataagaataaactaCCGGTAATTGTTTtacaaatgaagaaacaaaatcaTTCAAAAGGATTCACCTTGTATCTACATTCACtagagtgaaaaaacaaaagaattttttttttttttttttttNNNNNNNNNNNNNNNNNNNNNNNNNNNNNNNNNNNNNNNNNNNNNNNNNNNNNNNNNNNNNNNNNNNNNNNNNNNNNNNNNNNNNNNNNNNNNNNNNNNNNNNNNNNNNNNNNNNNNNNNNNNNNNNNNNNNNNNNNNNNNNNNNNNNNNNNNNNNNNNNNNNNNNNNNNNNNNNNNNNNNNNNNNNNNNNNNNNNNNNNNNNNNNNNNNNNNNNNNNNNNNNNNNNNNNNNNNNNNNNNNNNNNNNNNNNNNNNNNNNNNNNNNNNNNNNNNNNNNNNNNNNNNNNNNNNNNNNNNNNNNNNNNNNNNNNNNNNNNNNNNNNNNNNNNNNNNNNNNNNNNNNNNNNNNNNNNNNNNNNNNNNNNNNNNNNNNNNNNNNNNNNNNNNNNNNNNNNNNNNNNNNNNNNNNNNNNNNNNNNNNNNNNNNNNNNNNNNNNNNNNNNNNNNNNNNNNNNNNNNNNNNNNNNNNNNNNNNNNNNNNNNNNNNNNNNNNNNNNNNNNNNNNNNNNNNNNNNNNNNNNNNNNNNNNNNNNNNNNNNNNNNNNNNNNNNNNNNNNNNNNNNNNNNNNNNNNNNNNNNNNNNNNNNNNNNNNNNNNNNNNNNNNNNNNNNNNNNNNNNNNNNNNNNNNNNNNNNNNNNNNNNNNNNNNNNNNNNNNNNNNNNNNNNNNNNNNNNNNNNNNNNNNNNNNNNNNNNNNNNNNNNNNNNNNNNNNNNNNNNNNNNNNNNNNNNNNNNNNNNNNNNNNNNNNNNNNNNNNNNNNNNNNNNNNNNNNNNNNNNNNNNNNNNNNNNNNNNNNNNNNNNNNNNNNNNNNNNNNNNNNNNNNNNNNNNNNNNNNNNNNNNNNNNNNNNNNNNNNNNNNNNNNNNNNNNNNNNNNNNNNNNNNNNNNNNNNNNNNNNNNNNNNNNNNNNNNNNNNNNNNNNNNNNNNNNNNNNNNNNNNNNNNNNNNNNNNNNNNNNNNNNNNNNNNNNNNNNNNNNNNNNNNNNNNNNNNNNNNNNNNNNNNNNNNNNNNNNNNNNNNNNNNNNNNNNNNNNNNNNNNNNNNNNNNNNNNNNNNNNNNNNNNNNNNNNNNNNNNNNNNNNNNNNNNNNNNNNNNNNNNNNNNNNNNNNNNNNNNNNNNNNNNNNNNNNNNNNNNNNNNNNNNNNNNNNNNNNNNNNNNNNNNNNNNNNNNNNNNNNNNNNNNNNNNNNNNNNNNNNNNNNNNNNNNNNNNNNNNNNNNNNNNNNNNNNNNNNNNNNNNNNNNNNNNNNNNNNNNNNNNNNNNNNNNNNNNNNNNNNNNNNNNNNNNNNNNNNNNNNNNNNNNNNNNNNNNNNNNNNNNNNNNNNNNNNNNNNNNNNNNNNNNNNNNNNNNNNNNNNNNNNNNNNNNNNNNNNNNNNNNNNNNNNNNNNNNNNNNNNNNNNNNNNNNNNNNNNNNNNNNNNNNNNNNNNNNNNNNNNNNNNNNNNNNNNNNNNNNNNNNNNNNNNNNNNNNNNNNNNNNNNNNNNNNNNNNNNNNNNNNNNNNNNNNNNNNNNNNNNNNNNNNNNNNNNNNNNNNNNNNNNNNNNNNNNNNNNNNNNNNNNNNNNNNNNNNNNNNNNNNNNNNNNNNNNNNNNNNNNNNNNNNNNNNNNNNNNNNNNNNNNNNNNNNNNNNNNNNNNNNNNNNNNNNNNNNNNNNNNNNNNNNNNNNNNNNNNNNNNNNNNNNNNNNNNNNNNNNNNNNNNNNNNNNNNNNNNNNNNNNNNNNNNNNNNNNNNNNNNNNNNNNNNNNNNNNNNNNNNNNNNNNNNNNNNNNNNNNNNNNNNNNNNNNNNNNNNNNNNNNNNNNNNNNNNNNNNNNNNNNNNNNNNNNNNNNNNNNNNNNNNNNNNNNNNNNNNNNNNNNNNNNNNNNNNNNNNNNNNNNNNNNNNNNNNNNNNNNNNNNNNNNNNNNNNNNNNNNNNNNNNNNNNNNNNNNNNNNNNNNNNNNNNNNNNNNNNNNNNNNNNNNNNNNNNNNNNNNNNNNNNNNNNNNNNNNNNNNNNNNNNNNNNNNNNNNNNNNNNNNNNNNNNNNNNNNNNNNNNNNNNNNNNNNNNNNNNNNNNNNNNNNNNNNNNNNNNNNNNNNNNNNNNNNNNNNNNNNNNNNNNNNNNNNNNNNNNNNNNNNNNNNNNNNNNNNNNNNNNNNNNNNNNNNNNNNNNNNNNNNNNNNNNNNNNNNNNNNNN
Coding sequences within:
- the LOC112141789 gene encoding muscleblind-like protein 2a; the encoded protein is MQLMIPGAGLQPMATFPVTQGLGTNTSLGYGSYITQLNPGVSLIPPDILSSTPVLVSGSPGVPVQCSSSSSSSSTSSPSQKLQRTDKLEVCA